The Enoplosus armatus isolate fEnoArm2 chromosome 21, fEnoArm2.hap1, whole genome shotgun sequence genomic sequence CTTCCATATTTGGACTTTTTACAAATTGTCTTCTTTTTGTCAATCAGTGTCCTTTTTACAAAGAACAGTAAACTACTGATGCAGCTCACACCAAAGGGAAATGAATGGCTTTCATTTTGGTGAGACTATAatcattttattaaataatgaatttaacTTGCCAAGTAAAAATCAGGCTGCAATTTTATCATTTGAGAGATGGAAATTAGAAACAGGACAAGGAGTACAGGAAGTTAGCCACTGTTGCTACAGTaatagtacagtatagtatatatagtatatatagtgtatatagtGTATCATTCCCAGCTAaagacagagggtgtcgtatgctgtacagattgtaatgCCCCTTGAgccaaattgtgatttgtgatattgggctatataaataaaatttacttGACCTGACTTGACTCAAGACTGTGGCCATTTTACATTTCCACACACGAAATGTGTTAACCTCAGCTGCAGGGCCTCAGCCCACTGAAAAAGCCAAGGACCTACACTTAATTCAGTCTCGCCTGAGCTTATCAAACCGAACTATGAACCAATCTTTTGGGTCCAGACCCTGTCCTGGTAGACTATTTGAGTACCCATATACTTGTTCAGTAAGTAAAGCATCATACAAATAAAATGGGAACATGCATGTCCAAATATAATTGCACTTCATCATGACATACAATACACCTTTCTCCAAGCTTTTagacaacacaaagaaaagcagtgtgCTTTAGCTGGAGACAGCATGTCTTCCCTGTCCTTATGCTGATACACGAAAACAACTAGTGGGATGTCACATCAAAAAGTGGTTGGGCCAGTGCAATTTACAAAGTAAGTTTGTACATACACTACCTTCTTAGGAACACTTCTGATCTCTAGACACCATGTGAGCAGGTACAGCAGAGAAATGTTCTGGGGGATGTAGGACGGCACCTGGGCGCCTATAACCAGTGAGGAAAGAACATAATAGGGTAAGTATGAatgtcacaaacacaagaaTCTTTTGGAAAAATGCTCTGTTACAAGTGCATTGGGCGTCTTGTTAAAATGGTTTGACTGGTGCACCTTTTTTCTTAGTGTCTTTTCGTAGCGAAATGTGTACTCGGTGGTTCCTCTGGTCATGAAGGCCCAATCTGTGGAGCATGTCCTCAACCTCAGTGACCCTGTTTGGGCAGAATACATCAAACGAATCCCCTGGCTGATAGGTCATCATCGGGTCAGCCtaagaatgaaaaagaagcaTCTAATGTTCAGACTCTATCTAAATTCATACAGCAGGTTTAAATGGACATTATTCGGTCAAGCTTACACAGATGTCCAGCTCTAAGAGAATGATCATCTTGACTGAATCTCCTCTGGTCAGCTGAACTGCCCTGGACACGGGAACCTCATGAAGAGTCTCTTTGTTTAAAGGTCCAACaatctgaaagaaaacatttatgaGTGAAGGGTGCAATATGGAACGAACACTGGTTTTATTGCTGGTAGTATCATTCCTCACCTGTTCCATAGCGTCCACCTCCTGAAGAGAGACATCCAGGTagggaggaggcagagcaggaacATTCAGAGAGGACTCAGACAGCGGCGGCAGGGAGCATTTCAGTGAGGCTGCCAACGCAACCTGGGGAACTCCAGCATCCCCGGTCTGTGTCTCCGGTGCTGGTGTAAAAACACTGGCAGAACCATGAGGCAGGGATGCCAACCCAGGACTCCCTGCAGGAGAAGCTGGCCTGAGATCAGAAACAGCAGTCTGTGTAGCAGAAGCTGAAGATGATGGGGATGCAGATTTGGAGACCGTATGTCCACTGACCGACTCGCAGTTCTGGCGATCAGTGATGCTTAAGAGGTTTAGTTGGATATCTGGTATGGATGAATCAGGAGTTTCGTTTGGTGCATCCCCTGCTTCTCCTTTCAAGTAATCAGTCTGATCAGAAGCCATTTTTGATAAGGCTGCTTTGATTGCCTGCCACAGTCCTTCAAGCCAGGGGTCCACAACCACCTCGAGCCTGGAGAGAGCAAAGTCCAAAAGATCATACACGGCAGTGTAAtaacaagaagagaaaaagagtgggTAGGTTAAAGGCCAAACGCTGAAAGTTGTATGTCtatactttattttctctgcagaaCTTACCCTACACCATCATCTGCATATCCCGTTGCATAGAATTGTTTGGCTCCAAGTTCCTGTAGACGACGCTCAATTGTCTTCCCACCATTGCAGAAATTTGCATAATTTGTGTCTCCTAAAGCTggagcagacagaggaaaacagaTGATGATTTCTCAAGCCAGCAACTGTTCAGACAGTAAACACTGTGCAGTGCTCTGCATTGTAATGATTATGTGTTTTCAAATCTGGTTCCCCATATTGACAGataaactgcaaaaaaaagaaaaagaaaagctaccAGACCTTCATAATAGAATTTACCTAAAAGTGCATAGCAAAGGTGTTTATAGTGGTCAGTGGAAAGGGTCTTCTTCTTGATGCGCCTTACAAATTGGAGGGCATTGTCTGGCGGTTCCCCATCTCCAGTAGTAGACACAATAAGGACCACTGGGGCATTCTCCATCTCCAAATTGTACTGGAACCAGTATATATGATTAATCAGCAACTGGTATTTCCACTAGTCGATgtgaaaacacattacattaataTCGACAAAATCATCAGGCACTAAGATAGTATTGATGTGCTATTGTGTGtcatgcagaagaagaggggcTTTGCAGCTCTGCTTCAACTAAAACGATCATAATGTGCAAGAGCTACCTTCTCATTGTGGTTCAAGCAGCTGAGCTCAGCCACTAGTCCGTGCTCCTCCGCCACCTCAGCTACCCCTTCTGCTATGGACTGGGCTTGGCCCTTCTGAGACCCGTACAGAACCACGATCCGAGACTTCACTTCACAGGGCATGCTCGAGAGTCCAAAAAAACAACGTAAACACTTTGTAGATAGAAACAATACAGAGATGGACTAAGTCAAGGCAACTGCTATTGGGGTGAAATTCACAGTATTCAGTTGTCGAGCTTGTTTACCGACATACTACAAATTTTGACAGGCTCCAGATAGACTGCCACAGAAAACCTTTCGCAACATTGTGATCCGTAACAACCCTGAACACCACCATAAAGTTCCCGGACGTTGCGTCAGTTTTGATGTTGCCAGCATCAAGTACACGCGGATTCGAGCATGTTATTTATCTTTTCATATCTAACGCTAAATATAAAAGCAACCACGTCATATAGATAGCAGAGTTTGAGAGAAAGCATGTGTTTAGCTAAATGTTAGTAATAACTGACAACTAACAAACCCTCTTGCCAAAATCTGATCCCCGGATGTGGGCTAAAGTTATCCTATTTCAAAGACACTGAAATATAATTAGAAGCCGATATAAAGGATGTGTGAAGTTCTCGGAAAAAATATTATCTACCTTTTCCGGACAGTAGTGGGAAATCTCACAGTCCAGTCCTTCCCATGGAATTTAATGAATATCCCGCGAGATCAGGGCACAGCCTGAGATTGAACGTGATCGGAAGAAAccacattattaaaaaaatatattttctgttctaCTCTAAAAATGTTCTGTATGAAAAGCTTGTAATTATTTTTCGGGATCTTTCCATGACAGTTTAGTTAATTATGTGTTGTCATTCTGGACAGaaaattgtttaaatgtgtaataaagACACTTAACGCTACTTGGTTCCGCCCTCCCCACCCGTGGAGTCTTCCAGAAGTCGCCGGCAGACCCGTGCGGCTTGTAGCTAAGCCACACTCCAAATTTGCATCGTAAAAACTCATTATTTTATCCGTTGAATACTTACTAAGTGTTCTAATCTCTCAGTCATCATGTCCGCTTTGGGGACACTGGCATTCGATGAGTATGGGAGGCCTTTCATCATCATTAAAGACCAGGACAAGAAGACACGGTTATCGGGCATTGACGCATTGAAGGTACAATGGGCTAGCTAGGGTACAACTGTGGCACGTTGGTTAGCAAGTTGCTAATTTGCTATTAGTTGCATGACGTTGGTTACATTAAGCAGACACGCTATGTGTTGATATGGAAGGTTATCATTTTAAGCATATATTGAAGCTAAGATTTTGGTGCAATCGCAACATGCTACAATCAGCCAAATGATTTGCTagtcatgctaacatttaggCCCATGTGCTTTCAGTAAGGCGTTGCTACACAGGGCTGTGCCCAAAATGGTCATTATGGATGCACATCATTTCCATGTTAAAGTTTAAACTCTTTCTCGCAGATGACAACTTCGGCGTGTCTTCGGTAATAGAGACGAAGAATAAGAtgtaactttaaaatgtgagctgacatggaaatgtttgtgttttgcagtctCATATTATGGCAGCCAAGGCTGTTGCGTCAACACTTAAAACATCTTTGGGACCTAATGGTGAGTATAAAACAATGCAGAGTAGTCACATTTGACTTTCTATCAAAACGGTTAATTATTTGAGAGGACTGGATGACTACGTAGATGATTAGCTTCtttgtaatttaaataataTTGAATACATTTCACTACTACTTTTGTAAATTTAGTGTCTTTCCTGCATACAGTTTTGACAGCTATTTTAATCTTTTAGCCAAGATCACACACGTCACTGCTTCTgaaccatttttcttttttgcatccAGGTCTTGACAAGATGATGGTTGACAAGGATGGAGAGGTGACTGTTACCAACGATGGAGCCACTATTCTCAGCATGATGGATGTGGACCACCAGATTGCCAAGCTTATGGTGGAGCTCTCCAAGTCCCAAGATGATGAGATTGGTGATGGAACCACTGGAGTTGTTGGTAAGGAAAGGGAAGCTGAAGTGTCTAGGGAGCTTTTTATGGGCTGTAAACCTGGATTTATACCGTTCTCATGGTCCCAATGTAGGTTTTAAACCTTTGATTATCACAACATCATGCAACCCTTGATGTGTGTTGTTGAGAAGGAGACAATAACTGTGCTGTGCAATCATTATACACCCTCACTTTGAGATAGATCATAAGATTATAAGATTATTTAGCTGTTCTTCATCTCTAAAAGCAGTGATttttgtgtgaatgcatgttATCCAGTTACTTTGTCTTCAGTTATTACCAAAcaacatttgtgtgtgacaaTATAAAGAATGCTGTGTTCATGAGTTTCTGTTAACGCCATCTCATAGATTCATTGCATTGAGGATGTTGGCAGTCTCATAGGtacacagacatttttaagCATCCTGCAGTTGTATCATAACTAAACAGTGTGCTTTAGGAATAtactaaataaaatgtatgtagcATCAGCgaaattgtttcagctctgatcAAGACAACCTGACATATTTCAACATTATTCCAgattttgttgctgttattgtcTTACTctattttcctcctcctcctcagtgctgGCTGGGGCTCTGCTTGAGCAGGCTGAGCAGCTGCTGGACCGTGGAATCCACCCCATCAGGGTCTCTGACGGTTATGACCTGGCCGCACGCATTGCCATTGAAGAGCTGGACAAAATTGCGGAAACCCTTCCCTGCGATCCTAACAACACAGAACCACTCATTGAGACAGCCATGACAACACTGGGATCCAAAATGTGAGTGTTGTAGACACAACAGCATTGGTTTTGTTATAATGTTGCTACAATACAATGAAGAGGAACTATCGTAGATTGCTTTCCATTACTACATTCAGTTGCCAGttcattaggtacacctagctaaaactaatgcagtctaatgcaagagccctgcaataaatcctaccttcattaAGGTTATATTTTGGTGTTGCAAGGGACAGTTATATAGTATTGATTTTGTTTGACATCAGCTAAGATATCGCTTCTTAAAGTTCTACTGTTGTCTTTCAGTATCAACCGGTGCCACAGACAGATGGCAGAGATTGCAGTGAATGCCATCCTCACTGTGGCCGACATGGAGAGGAAGGATGTAGACTTTGAGCTCATCAAGATGGAGGGCAAAGTGGGAGGCAAGCTGGAGGACACACAGCTCATCAAGGGAGTCATAGTTGACAAGGAGTTCAGCCACCCTCAGATGCCCAAGGTACAAACAAGAGGGAATATCACCCAGATGATGTCATATGTCCAATTTTGTCTTTGACcacacaaaatcaaataatTGACAGTGCATACGGACACATTTAATGTATATGTCTGACATCCATCTATGCAACTATCACAAAATATCCCAATATTAATATCATTTTTTTGATGAAGTCTTTTAGAAGGTAACAGCAAGCTGTTTAATGTGAATCtaattattaaatgtttttttgcgTGGAGATTGAGGAAAATGTCAGATGTAAACAGTATAAAGCTGAATGTAGAGGTTAGTGTATGAGTTACAGCTCATAAGGACATGATTATTTGCTTTATAGTGCTGCAGCCAAACACTACaggcattttcattttgggacCACTGTATGATAACGATACTAACAGCAATTCTTCTTTGTCACCACTCAGGCTCTGAAAGATGCCAAAATTGCTATCCTTACCTGCCCGTTTGAGCCCCCTAAGCCCAAGACCAAGCATAAGTTGGATGTGACCTCTGTGGAGGACTACAAAGCCCTTCAGAAATATGAAAAGGAGAAGTTTGAGGAGATGATCCAGCAGGTTAGTACTGCAGCATTAAAGGCACTAGAACTGAGCTCATCCCATCTGCACTGGCACGTGATTAATCTTAAAACTCTTTCTCTTTTAGGTCAAAAGTGTTGGTGCTAACTTGGCCATCTGCCAGTGGGGCTTTGATGATGAAGCCAACCACCTTCTGCTGCAGAATGAGCTGCCGGCTGTGCGCTGGGTCGGAGGGCCTGAGATTGAGGTGAGAGGCGCTTGGCACATGATAGAACTCCTTGATGATCCCTTCAATCAATTATGTATTCAAATTGGTGGTGGTGCTAATGAGCAGAAAGTATGAAGTGTTTAAGATATCCAATGTCAATTGCTTTCTCTGCAGTTGATCGCCATAGCCACAGGTGGCCGCATCGTGCCACGGTTCTGTGAGTTGACACCAGAGAAGCTTGGCGTAGCTGGTTTGGTGAAGGAGATCTCCTTTGGCACTACAAAGGATCACATGTTGGTTATCCAGGAGTGCAAGAACACCAGGGCCGTAACCATCTTCGTCCGTGGAGGCAACAAAATGGTAAGCACAAATGTGACTTTTACTTTATGCCATTTATGTTAATCTATGCCTCTTGgttcacctttttattttatctttctcACTAGATCATTGAGGAGGCTAAACGCGCTCTCCATGATGCTCTGTGTGTAATTCGCAATCTGGTCAAAGACAACCGTGTTGTGTATGGAGGAGGAGCTTCAGAGATTGCATGTGCTCTGGCGGTCAACCAGGCTGCAGACAAGGTGAGAAGCACTAATCCACAGATGCTTTGTAATTCCTTTTTAGAATGAGAATAAGTGTTTGACACATTTGCTTGGCAAGCTCTGATTCTTCAATCCACCATTAAGATGCTGTTTCTCTTGCTGCTCTGATcgtctttatttctctcctctAGAACCCGTCATTGGAGCAGTATGCCATGAGGGCGTTTGCTGATGCTCTGGAGGTAATCCCAATGGCGCTGGCTGAGAACAGTGGGCTCAACCCTATCCAGACCATGACAGAGGTCAGAGCCAGACAGGTCAGAGAGGCAAACCCCTTCCTCGGCATCGACTGTCTGCACAACAACACCAACGGTAAGAGACCAACTGTCATACAATGCTAACGCTGCACCTTAATGTCAAAACAAGGCGACACGATATTgaattgcttttttgttttgctcctaCAGACATGAAGCAGCAACATGTGGTCGAGACGCTGATTGGCAAGAAGCAGCAGATCTCGCTGGCTACTCAGGTAGTCAAGATGATCCTAAAGATTGACGACATCCGCAGCCCGGGAGAGAGCGAGGACTGAAGGCCTCTTGGAACACTTTAAGATTTTCTGAGCTGTTCTAGAGATTTTAGGCACTTCCCCGAACACCACATCCAAACCGCACTGCATATTGCTATTTATCATTTCATACAAAATGTTCAAGCTGTTGTAGTATCAAAGTCCACAATAAAATGTCGGTCTGTTGAACTTTCAAGACTCTGTAGTTCTGATTTTAATCACCGTGTTGAACCTGATACTAATctttatttgtgtatttcacATTAGGTGTACATTACATGTCTTGCAAAACTTGAGAATTACACAAATTCAGCAAGCTGGTGCATAgaaagaatcagaaatacttcactGATCCCCGGGAGGAaattacacacataaaaagtgtTATCCAGATACCACatacatgaatgttttttttaatgcttgcCTTCTTATTTAACACAACATGCTGCATCCATGTTTTTCTGGAACACGGCAAAAGTGCATAATTGTTCCACActtaaaattcacatttcattaacatttaaatcacaGTTCCTCAGTATCCACAGGTCCATACATGAACACCGAGACCTCTAAAATATAACCTacaagaaacattttcaaaacaactgGAATGTCGGCAATCAATCTAAAATTATGACTAATAATCACAGTCATCAGCTCGCTGTAAATAGCACctccacattttacatttgacctcttcaggttttcatcctgtctgtgtgaaagTAGTCTGGTATGTGTAGAAATGTGGCTAAAAGCACCATTTGCAACTCCAGTGCTTTGTCTTACTGACTCTTACTCCCTGTTCCAATTATTCTGACCTCCTTATTTAGATGTACTTATTGAGCCAGTTGAGCATGTCTGTCCTGGCCTCTTGGATGCTGGGTTTGTCTGTGGGGTTGATGTCCTCACTCTTGCGGTGGACAAACCCATGAGTCTGACCAGGAAAGATCTTCACCTGGTAATCCACTGTGCACTTCTCCTTCAGCTTTGCTTCAAGGACACTCACctgaagaacattttaaagtgaatttcTGCACCACAGAAGTTCCTTGTGcaatttctgcttttattgagACTGAAAATACTGGTGTATTTTAACACATCAGAGGCATATGGACTTTTCTGCAAGGATGACATTTGATGCTTGAGTACCAGGGTGAAGAGGTATACCGTCACTATCAACCTGAAGGCAATACGCTATCTCTGAAGTATATTTATGAAAGCTACAAAGTTCATCCATACTAACCTGGTCCAGCGGGATAACCTCATCTTTCTCCCCAAAGATAAACAGCGTAGGAGCCTTAAGCTCATACCGGTCCTCTTTTTCACGGATGATCCCTGCACAATACCACATGAGCCCATCATAAAACCACTGTACCACAGCCAGTACTGCATGCTTTGCTGCCTGAACACAGAGTGAATGGTGGATGTACATTTCTAGATGTGAGTAGTCTTTTCCAACAACAGGGAGGGGAggtcaaatgtgtatttgtgattCTGATGTATTGCGTTGCACAACTGTATAATTTCAAGACAACATATTTAGTAAGGATGGCTGCTTTGTAACACTGTAATGGAATTAGGAAAACACAGATGGCATGAAGTGAACTGTGACACTTGCATTTACTATAGCAATGACATACCATATACTGACACTCCAGCTTTGACCTCTGGATATTGCAGGGCAAGGTAATGTGTGGCGACCCCTCCCCAGCAGAAGCCCACAGCTCCAATGTGTTTGGCCCCACACTGCTCCTTCAGAAACCTCAGCACTGCATCAACCTCTCTGAGGAAGGAAATATTATGGATCATATCAGATCATATCAATAATTGCCCCATTTAATGACGGACACCTACCACCCACTTGAGCTAGATACAACATTTTCAGCTGCTAAATATGCTGAAAACAGGCTTTTTTGTTACCTGTTTATGTTCGTTGGCTTTTTGTCTTCAAGCCACTCTTGAAATTTGGACCAGTCATGCGATGGACT encodes the following:
- the cmbl gene encoding carboxymethylenebutenolidase homolog — translated: MANEAKPCPCDIGDRMDYGGLGQEVQIEHTKAYVVKPSAASDKAIVVIQDIYGWQLPNTRYMADMLATNGYIAVCPDFYVGKEPWSPSHDWSKFQEWLEDKKPTNINREVDAVLRFLKEQCGAKHIGAVGFCWGGVATHYLALQYPEVKAGVSVYGIIREKEDRYELKAPTLFIFGEKDEVIPLDQVSVLEAKLKEKCTVDYQVKIFPGQTHGFVHRKSEDINPTDKPSIQEARTDMLNWLNKYI
- the cct5 gene encoding T-complex protein 1 subunit epsilon isoform X1, with the protein product MSALGTLAFDEYGRPFIIIKDQDKKTRLSGIDALKSHIMAAKAVASTLKTSLGPNGLDKMMVDKDGEVTVTNDGATILSMMDVDHQIAKLMVELSKSQDDEIGDGTTGVVVLAGALLEQAEQLLDRGIHPIRVSDGYDLAARIAIEELDKIAETLPCDPNNTEPLIETAMTTLGSKIINRCHRQMAEIAVNAILTVADMERKDVDFELIKMEGKVGGKLEDTQLIKGVIVDKEFSHPQMPKALKDAKIAILTCPFEPPKPKTKHKLDVTSVEDYKALQKYEKEKFEEMIQQVKSVGANLAICQWGFDDEANHLLLQNELPAVRWVGGPEIELIAIATGGRIVPRFCELTPEKLGVAGLVKEISFGTTKDHMLVIQECKNTRAVTIFVRGGNKMIIEEAKRALHDALCVIRNLVKDNRVVYGGGASEIACALAVNQAADKNPSLEQYAMRAFADALEVIPMALAENSGLNPIQTMTEVRARQVREANPFLGIDCLHNNTNDMKQQHVVETLIGKKQQISLATQVVKMILKIDDIRSPGESED
- the cct5 gene encoding T-complex protein 1 subunit epsilon isoform X2, with translation MSALGTLAFDEYGRPFIIIKDQDKKTRLSGIDALKSHIMAAKAVASTLKTSLGPNVLAGALLEQAEQLLDRGIHPIRVSDGYDLAARIAIEELDKIAETLPCDPNNTEPLIETAMTTLGSKIINRCHRQMAEIAVNAILTVADMERKDVDFELIKMEGKVGGKLEDTQLIKGVIVDKEFSHPQMPKALKDAKIAILTCPFEPPKPKTKHKLDVTSVEDYKALQKYEKEKFEEMIQQVKSVGANLAICQWGFDDEANHLLLQNELPAVRWVGGPEIELIAIATGGRIVPRFCELTPEKLGVAGLVKEISFGTTKDHMLVIQECKNTRAVTIFVRGGNKMIIEEAKRALHDALCVIRNLVKDNRVVYGGGASEIACALAVNQAADKNPSLEQYAMRAFADALEVIPMALAENSGLNPIQTMTEVRARQVREANPFLGIDCLHNNTNDMKQQHVVETLIGKKQQISLATQVVKMILKIDDIRSPGESED
- the mtrr gene encoding methionine synthase reductase; the encoded protein is MPCEVKSRIVVLYGSQKGQAQSIAEGVAEVAEEHGLVAELSCLNHNEKYNLEMENAPVVLIVSTTGDGEPPDNALQFVRRIKKKTLSTDHYKHLCYALLALGDTNYANFCNGGKTIERRLQELGAKQFYATGYADDGVGLEVVVDPWLEGLWQAIKAALSKMASDQTDYLKGEAGDAPNETPDSSIPDIQLNLLSITDRQNCESVSGHTVSKSASPSSSASATQTAVSDLRPASPAGSPGLASLPHGSASVFTPAPETQTGDAGVPQVALAASLKCSLPPLSESSLNVPALPPPYLDVSLQEVDAMEQIVGPLNKETLHEVPVSRAVQLTRGDSVKMIILLELDICADPMMTYQPGDSFDVFCPNRVTEVEDMLHRLGLHDQRNHRVHISLRKDTKKKGAQVPSYIPQNISLLYLLTWCLEIRSVPKKAFLRALVEHTGDNMQRRRLQELCSKQGTADYNLYVRDPSLSASELLAAFPSCSPPLSLLIEHLPKLQPRPYSAASSCLRHPGKLHFVFNTVEFPACSGRPAGRRGLCTGWLFDLINPVLVFPGKAESSGCLALPKIHVSLRPNCSFRPPSDLSVPFIMVGPGTGVAPFIGFLQQREKERQENPGATFGETWLFFGCRHRDQDYLFREELEGFVSSGTLSHLKVCFSRDDLEEEEQQEANVSAARPRYVQHNLLRNSKHITDILLKQNGYLYVCGDAKNMAKDVNDTLMEMIKTELQADQLDAMKRLAGLREEKRYLQDIWG